One genomic window of Bradyrhizobium sp. CCGE-LA001 includes the following:
- a CDS encoding TatD family hydrolase: MLVDSHCHLDFPDFADDLDGIVSRARAAGIARMVTISTRVRKLNQLLAIVARYDDVYCSVGTHPHNADEEDGIAADELVALTEHPKVVALGEAGLDYFYDNGSPEAQARGFRAHIAAARATGLPLVIHTREADEDCARILEEEAGRGSFRGVLHCYTGGRELALKAVALGLYIGFTGILTFKKSEALRALAAELPSDRILVETDSPYLAPGKFRGKRNEPAYVVEVAKVLAETRGVSLEDISRQTTENFFRLFSKVKVPEGA, from the coding sequence CCGACTTTGCGGATGATCTCGACGGGATCGTGTCGCGGGCGCGCGCAGCCGGCATCGCACGTATGGTCACGATCTCGACGCGGGTGAGGAAGCTGAACCAGCTTCTGGCCATCGTCGCGCGTTATGACGACGTCTATTGCTCGGTCGGCACCCATCCGCACAATGCGGACGAGGAGGACGGCATCGCGGCGGACGAGCTGGTCGCGCTGACGGAGCATCCCAAGGTCGTCGCGCTCGGTGAAGCCGGGCTCGATTATTTCTACGACAACGGCTCGCCAGAGGCGCAGGCGAGGGGCTTTCGCGCCCACATCGCCGCGGCCCGCGCGACCGGCCTGCCGCTGGTGATCCACACCCGCGAGGCGGACGAGGACTGCGCGCGTATCCTCGAGGAGGAGGCGGGGCGAGGATCGTTTCGCGGCGTGCTGCATTGTTACACGGGCGGGCGCGAGCTTGCACTGAAGGCGGTGGCGCTGGGGCTCTATATCGGTTTCACGGGAATCCTCACTTTCAAGAAATCGGAGGCCCTGCGTGCGCTGGCGGCCGAACTGCCGTCCGACCGTATTCTGGTTGAAACAGACTCGCCCTATCTTGCGCCCGGGAAGTTCCGGGGCAAACGCAACGAGCCGGCTTATGTCGTCGAGGTCGCCAAAGTGCTTGCTGAGACGCGCGGCGTGTCGCTGGAAGATATCTCGCGTCAGACCACCGAGAACTTCTTCCGTCTGTTCTCCAAGGTGAAGGTTCCGGAAGGCGCATGA